In Panicum virgatum strain AP13 chromosome 5K, P.virgatum_v5, whole genome shotgun sequence, the genomic window GTAACTGTACACAAAACAAGGGAAAACAAGGAACAGTGAATCTCGTTAGATCAGATTCAAAACCTCTCAAGGTATAATAGCATCACAATACTTCTCAAAGTACATCCCCATTACTGTTGTTTTGATTACTCTCTGGAGTATGAAAGGGAAAATCAAGCCACAATAGTCAACAAGCTCATACATGGTATAGCGAATGTCTGATATTCAATTCCACATATTGTTAAGCAAGATAATACACGCTCACTAATTGGCATTGGTCTCAGTGTTGATTTCCTGAGTCTTTTTTATCACCAAATTCTACAAGTAAAAAGAAAATCTAATATAGCTAATAGCTATAATATGCAATAACAAAGAAAATTCCAAGAATAATGTGGTTCCTGTACCTGAATAAGGTTGTTCATTATTACTGTTCCATCTCCAACATTGGATTGCACAATGCTGAGAAAGGCAGTGCGATTCATACGGAGGAGCTGGCATAAGGATTTTGTTCGAACTGTGAATAGTTGAGGCCTGTAGCAAAGAAGCCCAATTTCTCCAACGACATCTCCTGACTTAGCCACTCCAGCCACCTGCAATTACCAGCATACTAACTTTGAGAAAAAATTTGATACATAAATTCACTTCCACTTGAACATCAAAGCAGCATAAGACTTGCCTGTTCTGCACCATTTTGTGACTCTATTAACTCCTGCAAAAGTGACAAGCATGTCAGAATGATCATGTGCTCGTGGTCTCAGTCCTAGTGAAATCACAACTACTACTTTTTTTCCAGATGTACTCTACTGATATGTAACTAAATGAATTAGGAAATAAGAGTTGTCAAAACAGTATTCTTACCGCACTACCAGAAACTAGAATGTAGAAGTCAGTGGGCGCTTCATTCTGCAGAATCACATCTTCCCTAGGTGGAAAATATTCAGCTTTCATCTCAGAAACCTTTTCCACGGAATCACATAGAACAACAAGATTAGTGCATGCTCAAGCAGtatcaaaatattttaaaaGGATAAAATAGCACGGAATTCCAGTAGCCTCACCAGTTGAAAAATAAGGTCGTTTGACACCCCTTCAAACAAGTAAACCTTTTGGACAAGATTAAAAAACAGATACTGAGAAATGCTGGATCTGATAGCCTTAGGAAGCGCATCAAGGGTCTCTTGTTGTTGAAGGCCTTCTGAATCTGTTCTGAACTTCAAGCTAAGATGTGAGATCATCTGATCTTGCAGTCGGGGTGGTAGCTGATTCCTTAGTGCAAAGCTGGTTGCTGCTTGAATTGTATCTCTCTTtagaccaaaacatgagagaAAAAGATCTCTATTAGACCCAGCTTTAATATGACTGTTAGATGTCGATATCAACTGATACTAGACAAAAAAGAACTCACATATTTTCGAGTACGGCTGGTGCCATGGACAACCAGATTGGTCATATTTCCGATCAAATAGGCAGTCAATCCAAGGTTGAATAGCATGTAGAAAATGTTGAATATCATTTCCCTTGTGTTCTCCGCATGCAAATCACCATAACCCACAGTGGTGAGAGTAGTGATTGACCAATACATTGATGTTACATAGCGAATCCACAAGCTACGATGATGAAAATCTGGCATTGAATTGCCAATCCACGTGTCACTTGGGTCAGGATACCTATCAGCAAGAAGATAGTAGAAGCATGCCGAACAGTGGACTGCAAAAAGTGTGACCTGCAAGACCAAAGATAAGTAGATATAGGATGTAAGTTCGTCAACAGTAGTAGGATTTTTACAGGAGATTCTCAAATGTTCTGATTACTTACACATATGAGCTTTGCACATCGAACCCAGAAGTAATTGAAGTGTCTATCCTTCTCCAATCTAGCAAGTAAGAAAATAGATGAAACCTTTTTTTTCTCACTAACAAGACAAAACACATGGGTATAATGACACTATCCGCACTGATAAttagaaacaaaagaaaaacaagcacACCATCATTAACATACCTAGCAAAGAGAGAGCTGACCCTACGGAGACGCCATAGACGAAGCATGTTGAAAAATCCATACGACCTGAGGTTCGGAGGTAGTATCTTCCGAGCAAATTCTGTTGGGATGGTGGAGGCGACATCAAGAACAAACCAACTAGTAGTATACCGCCAAGCTATCCTCTTTGGATCATCTTCAAGCAAGTATGTCATTCTATCCAAATAAGCTACAAAGAAGGTAAGAATGATGTCCACTGCAAAGAACGCATTCACAACATTGTCCACTATAGCTAGGCCGCCTGTTGGCTTCCGAATGAATCCAAACTCAAATGGGGAAACCCATGCAGAGTAGACAACGAGAATTATGAGAAAAGTCTCCCAGGATCTGCATAGAATTAGCAACTGCATATCAGAATTGCTTCTTCCTTTGTTGTAagtaatctgatttagtttttACCAGCGAAATTATCCTTGTCACAGGCAAAGCAGTGTAATAGATTTGTTTAACATTATTGCAGAATTTATATAAGTTCCTACTGTTTCTGCCAGTTAGAGTTGGTGCTACAATGACTATAATTACTACTGCTACTTACAGTAGATCATTATCTTTCGAAAAGGAGCTCTGAAGAAAAACTGATCAATCATACCACCATAGGCAAATCAAAAGCTACCCTAGGAAGACACATGCATACCACCAGCCGTAACTAAAGAACTCGCTGGTTCCCAAACGATTCAAAAAGGTTTTCCACCCGAATCCCGTGACTGAGCACTTTTTGACAACTAAAGAGGCGCAAAACGTGAGTACAAGAAATGCAGAGACGTCACCATCGATATCATGCCTTTCTTGTGTGTGTGTTGTGAAGtaaaaagaaaattaaagcaGCAACCAACGACCTTAAGCAGCCCAGAGTAAACAAAATCAGAGCAAGAGTGCGAGTACCATAAAAAGCAAAACATAAACTAATCAATTATTGACTTGGTAAAACAAAAGCAATTATTCGGTCGAAGTCAAACCAGAAATcagtttaaaaataaaaaacagttTCTATTCAGCAAAATTAAGCACCCAAGAGAATTGGCGAGAAAAAAGGAACATATATAAATAACTTCGAGGAATAAAGAAGAAAAGAGTGGCAAAAATTGGGAAGGCACCCTTCTCCGTATATAAACCGCTTGGAATTCTGCGTACGAAGAGAAAACCAGTCGGCTTTGCCCAACCAGACAGAATTACAAGACAAGCCACTCTCTTCGCTCACCCCACCATGACCAATATCGAAGCTGCCACCTGCCAGAGCAAGCCGTCGGCGAGGCAGAAGCAAACAATGCGCGACAAAAAGCCAAACCCAGCGCGGCCGCAGACCGCCGCCGAGGGAAGAAGGGGCGACGCGCGATGACAAAGCGCAGGACTGACACGCGGCGCCGAGCTAGCTGTAAATTCGGAACCGGCAACGAATGAagaggcgggaggcggcggcggcggcggacctgtATCGGCGGTCGTAGGGCGAGACGATGAAGGGCCTGAGCTTGACGCGGCGGTTGCTCCGCGCGCCGAGCGACGGCAGGATGCCGCTGGAGATGCTGTAGTGGCTGCCGTCCCGCGACAGCTCCCGCTCcatggccgcgcccgcgccccagggcgcgcacgccgccgccaccctggAGGCCCCCCACCCCGCCATTGGCAGCCGGAGcccccagcggcggcgcgatAAACCCTCCCCTGGGTTTTACGGTAGCGGGACTttgggaggaggggaggcgcgcCTGCTCCCGCCCCCAATTCGCGCGATTCGATCGCGGATCGGGTCCCCTGGCcagaccttttttttttcttccctcgTGTACTGCTTGTTCTCGGCCCccgggcggtggcggtggcgccgtCGATGGAGACGATGGGGgacagggaggggaggagagttGGAGTCGGTTGGGCTTGGCAGCTGGGGTGCGAGACCAAGCGCGCGCTCGGCGCCGTTTTATGGAGAGCGGTTTGGGGGCGCGCGGGTTGGCTCGCCACGACGGGGAGGGAGGGCTTTCCGGGACACGGGATTTGGCCCTGGCCCCCTGTCGGCCGCCTGGCGCAGCCGCGCAGGGGGGAATTTGGGGGAACGCGGCGTTTCCGTGGGAGCGGCGCGGCTCGATGGATTGTTCCGGGACCTGGGCGCTGGGCCTGGGCGTCTGGCAGCGGCAGGAGGGCCGGGGCAGGGCGGGGCAGGGATACAACCAGTTTCCACCGGTGGTTTCGGCTGTGCGCGCCGGCCGTTTGGCGAGCAACGGTCCAACCTTCTCGTCAAAAggagagggaaaaaaaagacCCTGGGTCCGACGAGTCACGTGAGGACACCGGTTTGGAACCTTGGGTAAATCAGCAGACGCGAACGCGATATCTATATTGCAATAAACCGGCAGCAATGCCTTTGGTCCAAAATATAAATCACGTCGCCTATTCATACACTATACGCGTCTTTATAAATTGAAGAGAAAAGTCCAATTTCCACTctcgaactatcgcaaaaaTCTGATTTTTAACATTCAACTATAAAAtcggacaacataggccatccaactgtaaAAATCGGATAAATTTGGCTCttgaggtggttttgtatttttttaattaaataaatctaattagatctaaaaaatcaacactaattcactttaaatcagaaaaatatgaaactagtacaaatttttttctaaaaatgtaacttaactattattgctccatttgaatcttagttattaaaaataataggcataactgcaagcaaccaaatattatgaatataaaaaaattagatctgaatagctcacaagtcatatgacaatagatatgttacatttttaaAAAACGTTTGATAcctatttcataattttttgacttcaaatgaattacttataaattttttagtgtaaaattgaatatttttaattcttacAAAATAGAAAAACACCTTCAAAACAACCCCAGGGGCGAAATTTGCCcgattttgacagttggatggcccaTGTTGTCCggtttgtagttgaaggttgaaaattggacttttacgatagttggagggtgtaaaccggacttttccCTAAATTTAATGCCTCCGGTATATCACGATAAAAGATGTTTTGACGACATAAATACATAATCAACCAAAATTACTATCGTCTGCGGGATGATGGAGGAAGTTCCTGACGCCGCATGCATGTAGTAGCTTAACGCCACCGTCACCTTGTATACACGTCTTATAAAACTCCATGGTAGAAGGTACACATGATGTGATCTACGAGACAAAAACTATGACGAGGCTCGGTGTGGAGTATCTCAGAAAGGTGTATCTATCCCTTCCTCCACTATATGTCGGTGGAACTATGCGGCGCCTTTGCATGCTGTGCATGAGGCCCTCTTGGGTTCCTTGAGGGCTAAAGCCGCATCTGGCATGATAAGTACGCATTCCATTTGAAGCACACATTGGGATATTGGAGAATGTTTTGTGTACCACCATCTTGTGTACTAAGCTTATATTATTGTTCACTGATTCACTTCAAATGCTCTCCTAGCATTCTGTTTTTGCTAATAACACTCTTCTAAGCCAGCATCTCTAGTCATGGCGGCTAAACCAAAATTTGGTATGTCAAATTGAGGTACTGGCCTGAAATTAAGACAATGTGATGTACACACTAAGAAATAACAAAAGCACGGGAAGAGTTGACGAGAAAGTTTGAGTTCAATTTTAGTAATGTAGCTGGAAAATGGTAGCAATATATATGATGTATAAGCATAGATAGGAAGTCAAAATTCTTACCTAACTAATGAAGTTTTTCGTGCATAAGAGCCCGGCAAACATGTTGTCAGTGAGCAGTGCGGGCAGGTTGATATGGGCGACCTGTGGTGTACCAATTTACATCAAGAGGTGGTAGAGTACAGATAGAGTTGGATTATTCCTTTCAATTTTAGTAATGTAGCTGGAAAATGATACCAATATATATGAGATGTATGAGCATAGATAGAAAGTCAAAATTCTTACCTAACTAACGAAATTTTTCGTGCATAAGAGCCAGGCAAACATGCTGTCAGTGAGCAGTGCGGGCAGGTTGACATGGACGACATGTCGTGTACTAATTTCCATCAAGAGAGGTGGTGGAGTGGAGAAGAACGAATAGAGATGGGGCTGATGGGAGGAGATTAGGGGCTTCTATGCCGTTGTGGTTTGGCTCTCTGGCTACGCAAGCTCAAGCTATCTCTGATTCACAAATTCAATTGTAACCTTCAACGCTAGTAAAAAAGGCAATCCCTCTGCCCACTTCTGTAAAAAGTACAACTTAGCAATTGTCAAATTATCCCCTGTGGTAAAAAATGTGTCTTTTGCTAAAATATATGCCAAGTTAAAAAAAAGactatctccaagagtttgctattttggacttggcaaaatgagaaaaGAAGGCTCATAAGAACACAACCTTTGTAGTTCGGCCCCTGGATCTTTTTGGACGATTGCAAatgggtccctggccggagttcAGGGGAGGGGCGAACATGGCCGGCCGAaacccggcggcgaggggccccggcggcgagggaggacagGGGGAAGGGCTTCACGGAGGCTAGGGGAACCGATTTTGGGGTCTAGCTTGAGAGAAGGAGGGTCGGAAAGGggagctccacggcgagctggaggacggcggcggcaatggcggactGCGACTCCGTCAGCCTCACGCGGGtgaagccggcggcgagggaggactgGGGGAAGGGCTTCACGGAGGCTAGGGGAACCGATTTTGGGGTCTAGC contains:
- the LOC120709992 gene encoding potassium channel AKT1-like isoform X1 — its product is MAGWGASRVAAACAPWGAGAAMERELSRDGSHYSISSGILPSLGARSNRRVKLRPFIVSPYDRRYRSWETFLIILVVYSAWVSPFEFGFIRKPTGGLAIVDNVVNAFFAVDIILTFFVAYLDRMTYLLEDDPKRIAWRYTTSWFVLDVASTIPTEFARKILPPNLRSYGFFNMLRLWRLRRVSSLFARLEKDRHFNYFWVRCAKLICVTLFAVHCSACFYYLLADRYPDPSDTWIGNSMPDFHHRSLWIRYVTSMYWSITTLTTVGYGDLHAENTREMIFNIFYMLFNLGLTAYLIGNMTNLVVHGTSRTRKYRDTIQAATSFALRNQLPPRLQDQMISHLSLKFRTDSEGLQQQETLDALPKAIRSSISQYLFFNLVQKVYLFEGVSNDLIFQLVSEMKAEYFPPREDVILQNEAPTDFYILVSGSAELIESQNGAEQVAGVAKSGDVVGEIGLLCYRPQLFTVRTKSLCQLLRMNRTAFLSIVQSNVGDGTVIMNNLIQLLKQQKDSSVMVGVLKEIENMLARGRLDLPITLCFAVTRGDDLLLHQLLKRGLDPNESDNNGHTALHIAASKGNEQCVKLLLEYGADPNARDYEGKVPLWEALCEKHDAVVELLVESGADLSSGDTALYACVAVEDNNTELLKDIIRYGGDINRSTRDGTTPLHRAVCDGNVQMVELLLEHGADIDKQDNNGWSPRDLAEQQGHDDIQVLFKSKSRLAPSRCVSNSRVAPLLIGRFNSEPSMLNMDHENAEVRRKVVPQKLLRKRVSFQNSLFGVISASHAHQDTGLLSRDIAATGSPSSCRHESLIRVTISCPEKGNAAGKLVLLPRSMKELLELGAKKFGFMPSKVLTIEGAEIDEVELIRDGDHIFLVSDDWVPNVAQVRPDNK